In the genome of Nycticebus coucang isolate mNycCou1 chromosome X, mNycCou1.pri, whole genome shotgun sequence, the window tttgatgcttCTGCCCCATGCGTCTTTTTAGTGTGACTCCATGAAGAAACTTGCTTATTAGTTGTGCTCCTGCACACAGAAATGTTAAATTACAGTTTTAAGTATGGGTACATTACTATAGATGTATGGATTTAGAGTCTGAAAGACATGCATATCCAAAGAGAAACATAACTAAAGAGTAtgaattttaccattttaaaagttCTCTCCTAGGTATGGTGAAGAGACAaaacaagtattttatttcttcctgttaaTCAAGTTGAAGTAGCACAGACATATCTGAAAGACACCCTAAGCAGCACATGCTAAGGTCTATTGAGTGGTACAAATATATTCCAAACTTATGATACAGAGAGGCCTAGCTCTTATATCTTcttattcagttttgttctgaACAATGGAAATTGAGACTTAAGTGACACTGAACCTTGTGTAATTACTCAAGACTCATTTATGTAGACTATATGATGCTTGTTAAGATGGGAAGCAAAATAAAGGAGTTTGGAAAAACTTTATATAAGGGCTGAGATTAAGAGACGCTTGTAGGtaatcagaagaaaacatagcTTCACACTACCCATGATTTTGAATTAACTGCATTTCTTTAGATTACTGATATGCACTAACTAGTATTACATCTGCATCAttagataattaaaattttcagtGGGATAAAAGGACTTGTGGGCTAAAAGCTCCTCAACTCATTTATAGACATCATTAACAAGACAGTAATAAAGAGGGAAAATCACATATCTTCTTAAACCACAAATTTTGCTCCATGTCTGAATTTATTTCTGCTAGCTCAAAAATACTGACTtttgttgaatttaaaaaataaaaataaaaaagccatttGCTACGTAATTTGTTTGTTTATCCTTTGGGTTCTAGATTAAGAAGAAACAGCAAGATGTGCTTGGTTTCTTAGAAGCCAACAAAATAAGATTCGAAGAAAAAGATATTGCAGCAAATGAAGAGAATCGGAAGTGGATGAGAGAAAATGTGCCTGCAAACCATCGACCAGCCACAGGATACCCCCTTCCACCTCAGATTTTCAATGAAAGCCAGTACCGTGGGGtgagaaaacaatttaaattcttttgtttattgaaaAAGATAGTCCCAAATTCACCCTAGTCTTTTCATTACCGCCTccaaatttgtatacatttttcatCTGCAGCCACTAAGCAGCTGGAGCATTTGACTTCTATTAGGAGTTAAATGAATGAGTCagatacacacactcacacagctACCTGTAAATGTACAGCTACCTGGACACATAGTTGACTTTACATTTTCTCATCTTGTTTCTAGCCACAACAATTATGTTTCTGGTGTGTCTATTATGAATAAAtctcctgttttctttcctttgttggtTGCATGTTGCtaatttttcttgcattcttttcATCAAGGACTATGATGCCTTCTTTGAAGCCAGAGAAAATAATGCAGTGTATGCCTTTTTAGGCTTAACAGCACCACCTGGTTCAAAGGTATGATACccatttttcctgttttattggtTATTTGATTGCTGCTGGGTTTTTTAATCAgtaagagtttcacttttttttttcctatttagatTGTCACGGGTGGTGTATTACAGATAAAAATCcctgaaatgtatttattatttaatacccAATAGGGAAGATAGGAGTGCACAGTCATATATGAAATATGTGTTTAGGAGATAGGTGGAGTGAGCTCTCCAAGGCAGCAAATTTCTCATTGACCCATTCACAAATAAGTGGTTAGCAGTATTAAAGACTCCATTatttcatctgtcacacatgatTCTATACTGACAGCAAGCATCTTAGTTCATGGTAATCTCCTTGGCAGCATTTATTGTCTTTGTGTGAGAGCAAATGATAGAGTCATCCATTCAAGTTAACTAAGAGCATTTGAGTTACAAAACTGGTCACTAAATTGCTATTAATTGGGATTTTTTCTGACAACACAAATTAGTTTTTCAAGTGACAGTGTTCCCAGGAGAgaccaaataaagaaataaataaaaaggaaatagccTATCTAATGAAATGTTTCAAAGCTATAGATTTTCAAATataccttttcattttataatagaTCTTTTCCACATAAACTGGCTTAATCAAAATATATTCCCTTTGCTCTATCATcttatgttttgttcttttttttaagacaaagtctcactttgtcacccttggtagagctctgtgacatcacagctcacagcaacctcaaactcctgggcccaagcaattctcctgcttcagccttccatgtagctgggactacaggcaccaactacaatgcccggctatatttttgttgcagctgtttagctggcctgggccgggttcaaacacaccaccctcagtgtaagtgactggtgccataaccactgtgctatgggcactgagccttatgTTTCGTtcttatcaaatgattttttgttaGAGTCTTCAAACCCTAGTTCCTTCTTTAATTTTGAGAGGTTATGTTCATCATTGTATTTCcttatcaaaatttattttaccaaggataaattattatattttaagctTTGTATAATTTGAATTGTAAGAAAAGTTAGACAAGGtattttgtttaaataacaaGACCCAAGTTAGGTCATCAGGTTTACTGCAGATTAGAGGAAGTATGAAAGAAAGGATAGTCTGTTTTCTGTGATAACTCCCTCCTCTTCAGTTAAAATTAGAATTTACTctttcatctattcattcataAAGTATTCATTTAGGGTCAAGTACTGACTGGACATTAATTGTGGGGAAAATACAGTGAAAACAGCATAGTCCCTACATTCAAAATGTTCATAACCTAGTGAGGgacatgtatataaataattatacagcAAATATTTGTACATGTAATTATAATCCAAAAAATTCTGTGGGAAATTTTCTAAGTTGGtgtgaacaaaatgataaaaagtcCAGAAGAAATACTCATAAATTCCTAATCAGGAAGCTGGGGAATGTTTCATGGAGGGAGAAGCATTTGAACTATTGGAGATTCTAAAATAATTAAGTCATACTAAGGCATCTTTCACAGAAACAGCAACAAAAGCAATTGCATTAGGATGAAGTTGCACATGATGGTGAATTCAGGGAGCATAGTATAACATTGCTCCATAATAGGTATATTACATAGAGGAGGCTGTATTAGAAGGTAAGTTTGACCACATAAGTTAGGGCCAGATTATGATTTTTGTGTTAGGTAGATTCAGCTTATATTCTCCAGGCATCCAAAAGCCATAATAAGGAATAGATGAAGATGACAATGTTATTATTTCTGCATTTTAAGGTGTGAGTTGATCTAtgtcttaagaagaaaaaattggcAATGCTATAGATTGTAAAACattaaaggaatgaaataataaatacagaccCATTAGAGGATACCTTAAGAGTGTAGAAAAGTGATTGAGAGTGCCTAACGTAGGAGAGCAGTCTTGGAAAGGGAAAGATGGATTTAGGAGGCACAAAAAATTCACATTACAGGATTTAGCAATTAATGAGATGCTTGTACCTGTCAAGAACTGGAAAGGATTAAAATCTATTTTCGGGGCCTCTAACGTGAATGATTAGAAAATGAAGTAGATGCTGCAGAGAAAACATAAAAGTGAGTGATCCAGGGAAGGAGTTAGCCTTGGGAATGAGAGGAAATGCAGTGTTCTGAGAGTGGAGAGAATAGGGAGAGaaggataaaaatagagaaattgtaATGTTTAGGAAGGTTTAGGGAAGTTCACATTTGCATATGTTTTACCTTCATTGTGAGGTAGAAGGAAAAGTTACCTACTAGGAGTGAGAGAAAACTTGGGACATTAAAACCTTGAGGAGAACTTAAATTATTCACCTGTTGAAAATATGCTAAAGAGTAAGTTAAGATCAAGAATCAGAACCACCTGGTTTAAAGGTGTGATGCCTATTTTTCCTGCTTTATAGGTCATTTTATTGCTAGTGGGTTTTTTAATCAGTAAATTTCATCTTTTATAGTATTTGGATTGTCATAGGTAGTGCattacagataaaaataaaagtctatgaTCTGTGTAGGGATCATGGTGAAACCTTCCTTTTTCCCTTGATCTGGTTTGCTGAatgatcaactcacaattatgatAGATTAAGAAGAGAAAGGTtgatttccaaataccatgtgcatggggggaaTGACAAGAATGTTCCCagagtctcagtgatggtcagagatcTTTATAGATGCATTTTGTAAGGGAGGGGGAGAACGTGGAAAGCATTGGTACAGCAAGTGGTTGATAGGGGCGATATATAGATGGATGAAAACagattgatttataaattaacctgagagacaggtattgtgtttcAAATGGCCTTGGGGCCAGGCCTATTAGCATGTAATAAAGAATTCAGCAGCCCactcaggttactcaggttttacaTAGATAGAGAAAAGGCTTCTTCCAATGTTTTTGATCATGAAtgacctttaattcaaaatattctttatgccaaggaatcatattttggggtgaaatttccttagctccttcattttcCTTGTCTGGAATTTCCCTAGAAGTTTTACACATTAAGAACTTAGTTGGTAACTGTGCAGAGAGATAGCAGGTTAGTAATTTAGTAATAAGATGCTTGAAAAAAGATACAAGAACAGAAATtaggatgagaatgaataagcaaaaaagaacagATCTAAGCACATTTCCCTACACCACATTAAACCACTCTCCCATTCCCGGGAATAGGTCAGTCCAATAGAATGGTTTTGCTTTGTTAATTTGAGGAggaatatttatcttttcctttaagaGATGTAGATCAATCCCTATTTTCCctgatttatttacataaaaacaatatatttttttccaattatggCACAAACTTCTCCTTGTTGAGCCATCAAATCATCCAGGATGAGGTGATTTTGAATTATAACAGATGCTAGGCTATTAACCTCTGCTTGAAGTGTTCCTAATGCCATGGCAATGTTGAACTCTTGTTCTATTATTACAGACAGATTCATGATTGCTCTTTCAATTTCATAAGTTTCAAATGTTGGAAAAACTATCCTGAGCATTGAAAAGAACTTTGAATTATACAAAGGGATATCTTATAATGTCatgttttgtatgtttataatGTATTTCAGAGTCACATGGCTAGTAGGCTTTCCTATTTTCCTGGTCTGGCCCATCATTCAGATTTCAGGGACAATGACTCCTCTCTAGTCCTCTACCCAGGCCTTAATTGTACCGTAGTTGGGGGGCTTTGTGTGGttataatatacatatgagttttCGCCTTTCTCTGTGTCACATATTGAATATTGTGTCAGATTCTGAGGGCAATTTCCCCTGTGGGTGCCTTTGTATTCATAAAAGCTATGAAAGAATTCTATCTTAGTGGTGTAGGTGCACAGATCACATTTCCCCTCCCACTTTTCCAAAGTCCAAAGAGCAATTAAGATAAGTCACATGAGGAATTTCCTCAGGCTTTAGGtatgcattgaccagccagctcccagtatgtggctagAGCAGGACATGTTGACTGCCTCAAAAGATACCTTGCAGGGGTCGGCTGGATCTGTTTTTCTTCCCACAGAGGCAGTGAAGCTCTCTTCAGCCTGTTGTTCTGGATCCAGGTGACGATCCCTTTGACCTTCCCTCCTGTAGGTGTGGTCTGGATGACGGTATAGGGTCCCTTCTATCTTGGTTTGAGGGGAACCAGATTCAGATCGTGACCTAAACTTGATCCCCTGGAAAGAAAGGGTGTACATGcacaaaagataaacaaaatatggttaattacccaagtggagatCTTCTTTGCCTCTCTTCCTAGGGCTTCTAAGTTCCTGTTCAATTCAGtctctcccagttcttttaggagcaCCTTCTAAATTGCACAGGATCGGTTGAGGCCTGGTATACATTATTTCATAAGGGGAGTACCCTGACCTCTTAGAAGGGGTGCATTTAATATCGAACAAGACCAGTGATCAGGCCTGTACCTAATTAAGGTTTGCATCCTGGCAGAGTTTACTTATTCTTGCTTTTATGACTCTGTTCATGCATTCTACCCTGCCTGAACTTTATGCCACAGGTATTTCTAGGTGATGTTTAAGGCTTTAGCTGTCATTTGCACTATCTCTGTTATGGAGGCTGGTCCGTTGTCAGATCCAATCTGGAATGGCAAGCTAAGCCATGGTATTATTTATCTGGGCAACACTTTTACTACTTCAGGCCTGGTGGAGATGGATTCCATCTATCCTGAGCACATGCAGGCCAAAACTAGTAAGTACTGGTTTCCTCCACATCTGGACAATTTAGTATAGTCAATTTGCACATGTTCGAAAAATCCTTCCCTGTAGGACTGAATTTCAGGCAGCAGGGATGGTCCCTGTTTATCATTGTGTTGGTTGCATGTCACACAATGCTGGCTGACTTTCTTGACAAGGGTGACCAACAGGGGAATGTAGAAGTATCTCCCCAGAatctttataatattcttttttcttctatcttaAGTGCTTGCCTCATGCATACAACGTCTAGAACCAACCTTGGATTTTTACACAGTAAGCTTTGATATTCAGTCAGGCATGAGTTGGTCAACCAATGGTGTCCTTTGGTGTTCATAAGAGTGACCACTGCATATGGTACCCTGATTCTTGAGTTTTGTCCCAAAGTCGAATTATCAGCCTCTTGCACTAGCCTGACAATGTCTACAAGTGTTGTTAGGCATAGGGAACATCATTTCAAGACTCTGTCAAGTTGCTTATagagataagcaactggtctTGCCCAGGATTCTACATTCTGGGTGGACATTCCCTCAGCTGTTCTATTTCTTCCCTCCTTGGCCATGTCAGGGAGGCCTAGCATCAGAGCTGTCTGTAGTTTTTCATTTAGCCTTTTGAACGCTTTTAGTTGATCTAATTTCTACTCCATTGGCCCCTGTTCTCCCCCCTTGTGACTTCATACAATGGTTTGGACAGTCTGTATGTTTCACACAGTCTTTCATAGAAATCTCTAGGGCTCCCGTCTGGCTTCTGCAGATCTCAGCTACCTTACATATGTTTGTGGCGTTATGGCTTTCTTATGCTGAAAGGGACAAAGTTTAGGTTTGGTCCAGGGTAAGAGAATGAAATCATGTAGCAGTTACTTACAAATATCTGCAAATTCTGGATTTCGAGGTTAAGGTTCGcacaatgagaacattagtattcttatttacaGTTTTAGCACAGTCCTTAAGATAATATCTAGTTTTAAGAGTCCCTACAGAACTGATCAAAAGTTCTGGCCAATTCAAGT includes:
- the SH3BGRL gene encoding adapter SH3BGRL isoform X1, with amino-acid sequence MVIRVYIASSSGSTAIKKKQQDVLGFLEANKIRFEEKDIAANEENRKWMRENVPANHRPATGYPLPPQIFNESQYRGDYDAFFEARENNAVYAFLGLTAPPGSKGKGKMADWSQPLTEAPIQREG
- the SH3BGRL gene encoding adapter SH3BGRL isoform X2, which produces MVIRVYIASSSGSTAIKKKQQDVLGFLEANKIRFEEKDIAANEENRKWMRENVPANHRPATGYPLPPQIFNESQYRGDYDAFFEARENNAVYAFLGLTAPPGSKEAEAQAKKQA